A window from Pseudoliparis swirei isolate HS2019 ecotype Mariana Trench chromosome 17, NWPU_hadal_v1, whole genome shotgun sequence encodes these proteins:
- the egr2a gene encoding E3 SUMO-protein ligase EGR2a has product MRKKTFTVLRDDVLVPLHRNRVFLFLNASGTLRFQGTSAPELPCHDDLAHCAATLRTHPVAYTGKISIDFEGGGGPWTPRDVINVISADIAAPVFASSSRLPDIGARGGGGDAADTGDCTMAHGHPDISHHMYAPPHHHPHPHPHPHPAPSYSCSGDMYQDPSAGGYLSTSTCSVAYHPPPTYNPAPKSTVDGAALLSIMPEYGGFYQQSCQRDIQAAFPERKSLPYPLDSLRVPPPLTPLNTIRNFTLGAPSPVAEGAMAAAFPGQQSLPLRPILRPRKYPSRPSKTPVHQRPYPCPAESCDRRFSRSDELSRHLRIHTGHKPFQCRICMRNFSRSDHLTTHIRTHTGEKPFSCDQCGRKFARSDERRRHMKIHLRQKEKRSSAS; this is encoded by the exons ATGCGCAAGAAGACATTCACCGTGTTACGAGATGATGTGCTCGTTCCGTTGCATCGTAACCGagtgtttctttttctaaatgctTCAGGTACCCTTCGGTTCCAGGGGACGAGCGCACCGGAGCTGCCTTGCCACGACGACTTGGCGCACTGCGCGGCAACTTTACGCACGCACCCGGTGGCGTATACGGGCAAGATCTCCATCGACTTCG aaggaggaggaggaccgtgGACACCGAGGGACGTCATCAACGTGATCAGTGCTGACATCGCGGCCCCGGTGTTTGCGTCGTCTTCAAGATTACCAGATATTGGCgcaagaggcggaggaggagacgcagcgGACACCGGGGACTGTACCATGGCGCACGGCCATCCGGACATCAGCCACCACATGTACGCGCCCCCCCATCATCACCCTCATCCTCACCCCCACCCTCACCCGGCACCTTCATACTCCTGCAGCGGGGACATGTACCAGGACCCCTCGGCGGGGGGGTACCTGTCGACGTCCACCTGCTCCGTGGCCTACCACCCGCCGCCAACCTACAACCCGGCGCCTAAATCGACCGTAGACGGCGCCGCGCTGCTGTCCATAATGCCCGAGTACGGAGGCTTCTACCAGCAGAGCTGCCAGAGAGACATCCAGGCGGCTTTCCCAGAGAGGAAATCCCTCCCGTACCCGCTCGACTCCCTCAGGGTGCCTCCGCCTCTCACTCCTCTCAACACCATCAGGAACTTTACGCTCGGTGCGCCCTCGCCGGTGGCCGAAGGTGCGATGGCCGCCGCCTTCCCCGGCCAACAAAGCCTCCCTCTTAGGCCCATCTTGAGACCCAGGAAGTACCCGAGCCGGCCGAGCAAGACGCCCGTCCACCAGAGGCCGTACCCATGCCCGGCGGAGAGCTGCGACCGCAGGTTCTCCCGGTCGGACGAGCTGAGTCGACACCTGCGCATCCACACGGGCCACAAACCGTTCCAGTGCCGCATCTGCATGAGGAACTTCAGCCGCAGCGACCACCTCACCACGCACATCCGCACGCACACCGGGGAGAAGCCCTTCTCCTGCGACCAGTGCGGGAGGAAGTTCGCCCGGAgtgacgagaggaggaggcacaTGAAGATTCACCTCCGGCAGAAGGAGAAAAGGTCCTCCGCGTCCTAA
- the adob gene encoding 2-aminoethanethiol (cysteamine) dioxygenase b, translated as MMPGDSNMTSIVQRIARQALITFRNPPRIGEEAGKSFLENESKLKILMTEVRAADLKLAPRRGDSSSPGVSPAVQYHHHLHGGPPVTYMHICETDQFSMGVFLLKSGASIPLHDHPGMHGMLKVLYGKVRIRCFDRPERPAGGTQAAAAPALPPAQMGALWRSLLGSNDELTEESGPCVLSPGQDNLHQIDAVDGPTAFMDILAPPYDPDEDRDCHYYKVLAEGKVRDTKEKEAWLLEISQPAHFWCGGEPYPGPEVCL; from the coding sequence ATGATGCCAGGTGACAGCAACATGACCTCCATCGTTCAAAGAATAGCTCGACAGGCTCTTATCACCTTCAGGAACCCACCCCGTATCGGCGAAGAGGCCGGCAAGTCTTTCCTGGAGAACGAGAGCAAACTGAAAATTTTAATGACGGAAGTGCGAGCGGCGGACCTGAAGCTGGCCCCGCGGAGAGGCGACAGCAGCTCGCCCGGTGTGTCCCCTGCGGTGCAGTACCACCACCACCTTCACGGCGGGCCCCCGGTCACCTACATGCACATCTGCGAGACGGACCAGTTCAGCATGGGGGTGTTCCTGCTGAAAAGCGGCGCCTCTATCCCGCTGCACGACCACCCGGGGATGCACGGCATGCTCAAAGTCCTGTACGGCAAGGTCAGGATCCGCTGCTTCGACCGGCCGGAGCGACCTGCCGGCGGCacgcaggcggcggcggcgcccgcGCTGCCCCCGGCCCAGATGGGCGCTCTGTGGCGCTCCTTGCTCGGCTCCAACGACGAGCTCACGGAGGAGAGCGGCCCCTGCGTCCTCTCGCCCGGCCAGGACAACCTTCACCAGATCGACGCCGTGGACGGCCCGACGGCGTTCATGGACATCCTGGCCCCGCCCTACGACCCGGACGAGGACCGGGACTGTCACTACTACAAGGTCCTGGCCGAAGGGAAGGTTCGAGACACGAAGGAGAAGGAGGCCTGGCTCCTGGAGATCTCGCAGCCCGCGCACTTCTGGTGCGGAGGGGAGCCGTACCCGGGCCCGGAGGTCTGCCTCTGA